The following coding sequences are from one Kogia breviceps isolate mKogBre1 chromosome X, mKogBre1 haplotype 1, whole genome shotgun sequence window:
- the CCDC120 gene encoding coiled-coil domain-containing protein 120 isoform X3 yields MEVKGQLISSPTFSASAALFGEAAPQVKSERLRGLLDRQRTLQEALSLKLQELRKVCLQEASLTPAPAQELTGQLPPECPLEPGERPQLVRRRPPAARAYPPLHPNPAHHSLCPAKAPQELALEALEREVSVQQQIAAAARRLALAPELSAEQRRRRRQVQADALRRLHELEEQLGDVRAHLGLPGIPPPQPLPLSTGAVITAQGVCLGTRLAQLSQEDVVLHSESSSLSESGASHDNEEPRGCFPLAERPSPPKVWDQLRAVSGGSPERRTPWKPPPSDLYGDLKSRRNSVASPTSPTRSLPRSASSFEGRSVPATPVLTRGAGPQLCKPEGLHSRQWSGSQDSQMGFPRADPVSDRASLFAARTRRSNSSEALLVDRAASGGAGSPPAPLVPPAAGPPVCKSSEVLYERPQPTPAFSSRTAGPPDPPRAARPSSAAPASRGVPRLPPVCGDFLLDYSLDRGLPRGGGGTGWGELLPAAEVPGPLSRRDGLLAMLPGPPPVYAADGSSPLLRSKDPHSRATRTKPCGLPLEAAEGPEVHPNPLLWMPPPARIPPAGERSGHKNLALEGLRDWYIRNSGLATGPQRRPGLPHMGPQHPPFLHARCYEVGQALYGAPSQAPLPHSRSFTAPPVSGRYYADFLYPPELSARLSDLTLEGEQSSGSDPQTPGTLV; encoded by the exons TCTctgacccccgcccccgcccaggaGCTGACTGGCCAGCTGCCCCCCGAGTGCCCACTGGAGCCTGGTGAACGGCCCCAGTTGGTCCGTCGGCGGCCACCTGCAGCCCGTGCCTATCCTCCACTGCACCCCAATCCAGCACACCACTCCTTGTGCCCTGCCAAG GCCCCGCAGGAGCTGGCGCTCGAGGCCCTGGAGCGCGAAGTGTCAGTGCAGCAGCAGATTGCGGCAGCTGCCCGCCGCCTGGCCTTGGCCCCTGAGCTCAGCGCCGAGCAGCGCCGACGTCGGCGCCAGGTCCAGGCAGATGCTTTGCGGAGGCTGCATGAGCTGGAGGAGCAGCTCGGGGATGTCCGGGCCCACCTGGGTCTCCCGGGGATCCCGCCGCCCCAGCCCCTGCCGCTGTCCACTGGGGCAGTTATCACTGCCCAGGGAGTCTGCCTGGGCACGCGCCTCGCTCAGCTCAGCCAAG AGGACGTAGTACTGCACTCGGAGAGCAGCTCCCTCTCAGAGTCTGGGGCCAGCCATGATAATG AGGAGCCCCGTGGCTGCTTCCCTCTGGCTGAGCGCCCTTCACCACCGAAGGTCTGGGACCAGCTGCGGGCAGTATCTGGGGGCAGCCCTGAGCGGCGAACCCCATGGAAACCACCCCCGTCGGATCTTTATGGGGATCTGAAGAGCCGGCGGAACTCTGTGGCCAGCCCCACCAG CCCCACACGCTCGCTGCCCAGGAGTGCCTCCAGTTTTGAGGGGCGAAGTGTGCCTGCCACCCCTGTCCTCACCCGGGGCGCTGGCCCCCAGCTCTGCAA ACCTGAAGGCCTCCATTCTCGCCAGTGGTCCGGCAGCCAGGACTCCCAGATGGGCTTCCCCCGAGCGGACCCTGTCTCCGACCGTGCCTCCCTCTTCGCAGCTCGCACCCGCCGCAGCAATAGCTCCGAGGCCCTGCTGGTGGACCGGGCAGCTAGTGGGGGAGCTGGCTCCCCGCCTGCGCCTCTGGTTCCCCCTGCCGCTGGTCCCCCAGTCTGCAAGAGCAGTGAGGTGCTATATGAGCGCCCCCAACCAACTCCTGCCTTCTCCTCCCGCACGGCTGGCCCCCCAGACCCTCCCCGGGCTGCCCGGCCCAGCTCAGCCGCCCCTGCCTCCCGCGGGGTCCCCCGGCTCCCGCCTGTGTGTGGGGACTTCCTCTTGGACTACTCCCTGGACCGGGGCCTGCCCCGCGGTGGCGGCGGGACAGGCTGGGGGGAGCTGCTGCCCGCAGCTGAGGTCCCAGGACCCCTCTCCCGCCGTGACGGGCTCCTCGCCATGCTCCCAGGCCCACCACCTGTGTATGCAGCTGATGGCAGCAGCCCCCTCCTCCGCAGCAAGGACCCCCACAGCCGTGCCACCCGCACCAAGCCCTGTGGCCTGCCCCTGGAGGCCGCTGAGGGCCCAGAGGTGCATCCCAACCCTCTGCTGTGGATGCCCCCACCCGCCCGTATCCCTCCAGCTGGTGAGCGCAGCGGCCACAAGAACCTTGCCCTGGAGGGGCTGCGGGACTGGTACATCCGGAACTCGGGACTGGCCACAGGGCCCCAGCGCCGGCCTGGGCTCCCCCACATGGGCCCGCAGCACCCGCCCTTCCTCCATGCCCGCTGCTATGAGGTGGGCCAGGCGCTGTATGGggcccccagccaggcaccactCCCGCACTCAAGGAGTTTCACGGCGCCCCCTGTCTCCGGCAG ATACTACGCGGACTtcctgtaccccccggagctgaGCGCTCGTTTAAGTGACCTGACGCTAGAGGGGGAGCAGTCCTCCGGTTCTGACCCCCAGACCCCGGGGACACTGGTCTGA
- the CCDC120 gene encoding coiled-coil domain-containing protein 120 isoform X7 — protein MEVKGQLISSPTFSASAALFGEAAPQVKSERLRGLLDRQRTLQEALSLKLQELRKVCLQEAELTGQLPPECPLEPGERPQLVRRRPPAARAYPPLHPNPAHHSLCPAKAPQELALEALEREVSVQQQIAAAARRLALAPELSAEQRRRRRQVQADALRRLHELEEQLGDVRAHLGLPGIPPPQPLPLSTGAVITAQGVCLGTRLAQLSQGLGLPFLPVEDVVLHSESSSLSESGASHDNEEPRGCFPLAERPSPPKVWDQLRAVSGGSPERRTPWKPPPSDLYGDLKSRRNSVASPTSPTRSLPRSASSFEGRSVPATPVLTRGAGPQLCKPEGLHSRQWSGSQDSQMGFPRADPVSDRASLFAARTRRSNSSEALLVDRAASGGAGSPPAPLVPPAAGPPVCKSSEVLYERPQPTPAFSSRTAGPPDPPRAARPSSAAPASRGVPRLPPVCGDFLLDYSLDRGLPRGGGGTGWGELLPAAEVPGPLSRRDGLLAMLPGPPPVYAADGSSPLLRSKDPHSRATRTKPCGLPLEAAEGPEVHPNPLLWMPPPARIPPAGERSGHKNLALEGLRDWYIRNSGLATGPQRRPGLPHMGPQHPPFLHARCYEVGQALYGAPSQAPLPHSRSFTAPPVSGRYGGCFY, from the exons gaGCTGACTGGCCAGCTGCCCCCCGAGTGCCCACTGGAGCCTGGTGAACGGCCCCAGTTGGTCCGTCGGCGGCCACCTGCAGCCCGTGCCTATCCTCCACTGCACCCCAATCCAGCACACCACTCCTTGTGCCCTGCCAAG GCCCCGCAGGAGCTGGCGCTCGAGGCCCTGGAGCGCGAAGTGTCAGTGCAGCAGCAGATTGCGGCAGCTGCCCGCCGCCTGGCCTTGGCCCCTGAGCTCAGCGCCGAGCAGCGCCGACGTCGGCGCCAGGTCCAGGCAGATGCTTTGCGGAGGCTGCATGAGCTGGAGGAGCAGCTCGGGGATGTCCGGGCCCACCTGGGTCTCCCGGGGATCCCGCCGCCCCAGCCCCTGCCGCTGTCCACTGGGGCAGTTATCACTGCCCAGGGAGTCTGCCTGGGCACGCGCCTCGCTCAGCTCAGCCAAG GCCTGGGTCTCCCCTTCCTACCTGTAGAGGACGTAGTACTGCACTCGGAGAGCAGCTCCCTCTCAGAGTCTGGGGCCAGCCATGATAATG AGGAGCCCCGTGGCTGCTTCCCTCTGGCTGAGCGCCCTTCACCACCGAAGGTCTGGGACCAGCTGCGGGCAGTATCTGGGGGCAGCCCTGAGCGGCGAACCCCATGGAAACCACCCCCGTCGGATCTTTATGGGGATCTGAAGAGCCGGCGGAACTCTGTGGCCAGCCCCACCAG CCCCACACGCTCGCTGCCCAGGAGTGCCTCCAGTTTTGAGGGGCGAAGTGTGCCTGCCACCCCTGTCCTCACCCGGGGCGCTGGCCCCCAGCTCTGCAA ACCTGAAGGCCTCCATTCTCGCCAGTGGTCCGGCAGCCAGGACTCCCAGATGGGCTTCCCCCGAGCGGACCCTGTCTCCGACCGTGCCTCCCTCTTCGCAGCTCGCACCCGCCGCAGCAATAGCTCCGAGGCCCTGCTGGTGGACCGGGCAGCTAGTGGGGGAGCTGGCTCCCCGCCTGCGCCTCTGGTTCCCCCTGCCGCTGGTCCCCCAGTCTGCAAGAGCAGTGAGGTGCTATATGAGCGCCCCCAACCAACTCCTGCCTTCTCCTCCCGCACGGCTGGCCCCCCAGACCCTCCCCGGGCTGCCCGGCCCAGCTCAGCCGCCCCTGCCTCCCGCGGGGTCCCCCGGCTCCCGCCTGTGTGTGGGGACTTCCTCTTGGACTACTCCCTGGACCGGGGCCTGCCCCGCGGTGGCGGCGGGACAGGCTGGGGGGAGCTGCTGCCCGCAGCTGAGGTCCCAGGACCCCTCTCCCGCCGTGACGGGCTCCTCGCCATGCTCCCAGGCCCACCACCTGTGTATGCAGCTGATGGCAGCAGCCCCCTCCTCCGCAGCAAGGACCCCCACAGCCGTGCCACCCGCACCAAGCCCTGTGGCCTGCCCCTGGAGGCCGCTGAGGGCCCAGAGGTGCATCCCAACCCTCTGCTGTGGATGCCCCCACCCGCCCGTATCCCTCCAGCTGGTGAGCGCAGCGGCCACAAGAACCTTGCCCTGGAGGGGCTGCGGGACTGGTACATCCGGAACTCGGGACTGGCCACAGGGCCCCAGCGCCGGCCTGGGCTCCCCCACATGGGCCCGCAGCACCCGCCCTTCCTCCATGCCCGCTGCTATGAGGTGGGCCAGGCGCTGTATGGggcccccagccaggcaccactCCCGCACTCAAGGAGTTTCACGGCGCCCCCTGTCTCCGGCAGGTATGGGGGGTGCTTTTACTGA
- the CCDC120 gene encoding coiled-coil domain-containing protein 120 isoform X4, whose translation MEVKGQLISSPTFSASAALFGEAAPQVKSERLRGLLDRQRTLQEALSLKLQELRKVCLQEAELTGQLPPECPLEPGERPQLVRRRPPAARAYPPLHPNPAHHSLCPAKAPQELALEALEREVSVQQQIAAAARRLALAPELSAEQRRRRRQVQADALRRLHELEEQLGDVRAHLGLPGIPPPQPLPLSTGAVITAQGVCLGTRLAQLSQEDVVLHSESSSLSESGASHDNEEPRGCFPLAERPSPPKVWDQLRAVSGGSPERRTPWKPPPSDLYGDLKSRRNSVASPTSPTRSLPRSASSFEGRSVPATPVLTRGAGPQLCKPEGLHSRQWSGSQDSQMGFPRADPVSDRASLFAARTRRSNSSEALLVDRAASGGAGSPPAPLVPPAAGPPVCKSSEVLYERPQPTPAFSSRTAGPPDPPRAARPSSAAPASRGVPRLPPVCGDFLLDYSLDRGLPRGGGGTGWGELLPAAEVPGPLSRRDGLLAMLPGPPPVYAADGSSPLLRSKDPHSRATRTKPCGLPLEAAEGPEVHPNPLLWMPPPARIPPAGERSGHKNLALEGLRDWYIRNSGLATGPQRRPGLPHMGPQHPPFLHARCYEVGQALYGAPSQAPLPHSRSFTAPPVSGRYYADFLYPPELSARLSDLTLEGEQSSGSDPQTPGTLV comes from the exons gaGCTGACTGGCCAGCTGCCCCCCGAGTGCCCACTGGAGCCTGGTGAACGGCCCCAGTTGGTCCGTCGGCGGCCACCTGCAGCCCGTGCCTATCCTCCACTGCACCCCAATCCAGCACACCACTCCTTGTGCCCTGCCAAG GCCCCGCAGGAGCTGGCGCTCGAGGCCCTGGAGCGCGAAGTGTCAGTGCAGCAGCAGATTGCGGCAGCTGCCCGCCGCCTGGCCTTGGCCCCTGAGCTCAGCGCCGAGCAGCGCCGACGTCGGCGCCAGGTCCAGGCAGATGCTTTGCGGAGGCTGCATGAGCTGGAGGAGCAGCTCGGGGATGTCCGGGCCCACCTGGGTCTCCCGGGGATCCCGCCGCCCCAGCCCCTGCCGCTGTCCACTGGGGCAGTTATCACTGCCCAGGGAGTCTGCCTGGGCACGCGCCTCGCTCAGCTCAGCCAAG AGGACGTAGTACTGCACTCGGAGAGCAGCTCCCTCTCAGAGTCTGGGGCCAGCCATGATAATG AGGAGCCCCGTGGCTGCTTCCCTCTGGCTGAGCGCCCTTCACCACCGAAGGTCTGGGACCAGCTGCGGGCAGTATCTGGGGGCAGCCCTGAGCGGCGAACCCCATGGAAACCACCCCCGTCGGATCTTTATGGGGATCTGAAGAGCCGGCGGAACTCTGTGGCCAGCCCCACCAG CCCCACACGCTCGCTGCCCAGGAGTGCCTCCAGTTTTGAGGGGCGAAGTGTGCCTGCCACCCCTGTCCTCACCCGGGGCGCTGGCCCCCAGCTCTGCAA ACCTGAAGGCCTCCATTCTCGCCAGTGGTCCGGCAGCCAGGACTCCCAGATGGGCTTCCCCCGAGCGGACCCTGTCTCCGACCGTGCCTCCCTCTTCGCAGCTCGCACCCGCCGCAGCAATAGCTCCGAGGCCCTGCTGGTGGACCGGGCAGCTAGTGGGGGAGCTGGCTCCCCGCCTGCGCCTCTGGTTCCCCCTGCCGCTGGTCCCCCAGTCTGCAAGAGCAGTGAGGTGCTATATGAGCGCCCCCAACCAACTCCTGCCTTCTCCTCCCGCACGGCTGGCCCCCCAGACCCTCCCCGGGCTGCCCGGCCCAGCTCAGCCGCCCCTGCCTCCCGCGGGGTCCCCCGGCTCCCGCCTGTGTGTGGGGACTTCCTCTTGGACTACTCCCTGGACCGGGGCCTGCCCCGCGGTGGCGGCGGGACAGGCTGGGGGGAGCTGCTGCCCGCAGCTGAGGTCCCAGGACCCCTCTCCCGCCGTGACGGGCTCCTCGCCATGCTCCCAGGCCCACCACCTGTGTATGCAGCTGATGGCAGCAGCCCCCTCCTCCGCAGCAAGGACCCCCACAGCCGTGCCACCCGCACCAAGCCCTGTGGCCTGCCCCTGGAGGCCGCTGAGGGCCCAGAGGTGCATCCCAACCCTCTGCTGTGGATGCCCCCACCCGCCCGTATCCCTCCAGCTGGTGAGCGCAGCGGCCACAAGAACCTTGCCCTGGAGGGGCTGCGGGACTGGTACATCCGGAACTCGGGACTGGCCACAGGGCCCCAGCGCCGGCCTGGGCTCCCCCACATGGGCCCGCAGCACCCGCCCTTCCTCCATGCCCGCTGCTATGAGGTGGGCCAGGCGCTGTATGGggcccccagccaggcaccactCCCGCACTCAAGGAGTTTCACGGCGCCCCCTGTCTCCGGCAG ATACTACGCGGACTtcctgtaccccccggagctgaGCGCTCGTTTAAGTGACCTGACGCTAGAGGGGGAGCAGTCCTCCGGTTCTGACCCCCAGACCCCGGGGACACTGGTCTGA
- the CCDC120 gene encoding coiled-coil domain-containing protein 120 isoform X1, protein MEVKGQLISSPTFSASAALFGEAAPQVKSERLRGLLDRQRTLQEALSLKLQELRKVCLQEASLTPAPAQELTGQLPPECPLEPGERPQLVRRRPPAARAYPPLHPNPAHHSLCPAKAPQELALEALEREVSVQQQIAAAARRLALAPELSAEQRRRRRQVQADALRRLHELEEQLGDVRAHLGLPGIPPPQPLPLSTGAVITAQGVCLGTRLAQLSQGLGLPFLPVEDVVLHSESSSLSESGASHDNEEPRGCFPLAERPSPPKVWDQLRAVSGGSPERRTPWKPPPSDLYGDLKSRRNSVASPTSPTRSLPRSASSFEGRSVPATPVLTRGAGPQLCKPEGLHSRQWSGSQDSQMGFPRADPVSDRASLFAARTRRSNSSEALLVDRAASGGAGSPPAPLVPPAAGPPVCKSSEVLYERPQPTPAFSSRTAGPPDPPRAARPSSAAPASRGVPRLPPVCGDFLLDYSLDRGLPRGGGGTGWGELLPAAEVPGPLSRRDGLLAMLPGPPPVYAADGSSPLLRSKDPHSRATRTKPCGLPLEAAEGPEVHPNPLLWMPPPARIPPAGERSGHKNLALEGLRDWYIRNSGLATGPQRRPGLPHMGPQHPPFLHARCYEVGQALYGAPSQAPLPHSRSFTAPPVSGRYYADFLYPPELSARLSDLTLEGEQSSGSDPQTPGTLV, encoded by the exons TCTctgacccccgcccccgcccaggaGCTGACTGGCCAGCTGCCCCCCGAGTGCCCACTGGAGCCTGGTGAACGGCCCCAGTTGGTCCGTCGGCGGCCACCTGCAGCCCGTGCCTATCCTCCACTGCACCCCAATCCAGCACACCACTCCTTGTGCCCTGCCAAG GCCCCGCAGGAGCTGGCGCTCGAGGCCCTGGAGCGCGAAGTGTCAGTGCAGCAGCAGATTGCGGCAGCTGCCCGCCGCCTGGCCTTGGCCCCTGAGCTCAGCGCCGAGCAGCGCCGACGTCGGCGCCAGGTCCAGGCAGATGCTTTGCGGAGGCTGCATGAGCTGGAGGAGCAGCTCGGGGATGTCCGGGCCCACCTGGGTCTCCCGGGGATCCCGCCGCCCCAGCCCCTGCCGCTGTCCACTGGGGCAGTTATCACTGCCCAGGGAGTCTGCCTGGGCACGCGCCTCGCTCAGCTCAGCCAAG GCCTGGGTCTCCCCTTCCTACCTGTAGAGGACGTAGTACTGCACTCGGAGAGCAGCTCCCTCTCAGAGTCTGGGGCCAGCCATGATAATG AGGAGCCCCGTGGCTGCTTCCCTCTGGCTGAGCGCCCTTCACCACCGAAGGTCTGGGACCAGCTGCGGGCAGTATCTGGGGGCAGCCCTGAGCGGCGAACCCCATGGAAACCACCCCCGTCGGATCTTTATGGGGATCTGAAGAGCCGGCGGAACTCTGTGGCCAGCCCCACCAG CCCCACACGCTCGCTGCCCAGGAGTGCCTCCAGTTTTGAGGGGCGAAGTGTGCCTGCCACCCCTGTCCTCACCCGGGGCGCTGGCCCCCAGCTCTGCAA ACCTGAAGGCCTCCATTCTCGCCAGTGGTCCGGCAGCCAGGACTCCCAGATGGGCTTCCCCCGAGCGGACCCTGTCTCCGACCGTGCCTCCCTCTTCGCAGCTCGCACCCGCCGCAGCAATAGCTCCGAGGCCCTGCTGGTGGACCGGGCAGCTAGTGGGGGAGCTGGCTCCCCGCCTGCGCCTCTGGTTCCCCCTGCCGCTGGTCCCCCAGTCTGCAAGAGCAGTGAGGTGCTATATGAGCGCCCCCAACCAACTCCTGCCTTCTCCTCCCGCACGGCTGGCCCCCCAGACCCTCCCCGGGCTGCCCGGCCCAGCTCAGCCGCCCCTGCCTCCCGCGGGGTCCCCCGGCTCCCGCCTGTGTGTGGGGACTTCCTCTTGGACTACTCCCTGGACCGGGGCCTGCCCCGCGGTGGCGGCGGGACAGGCTGGGGGGAGCTGCTGCCCGCAGCTGAGGTCCCAGGACCCCTCTCCCGCCGTGACGGGCTCCTCGCCATGCTCCCAGGCCCACCACCTGTGTATGCAGCTGATGGCAGCAGCCCCCTCCTCCGCAGCAAGGACCCCCACAGCCGTGCCACCCGCACCAAGCCCTGTGGCCTGCCCCTGGAGGCCGCTGAGGGCCCAGAGGTGCATCCCAACCCTCTGCTGTGGATGCCCCCACCCGCCCGTATCCCTCCAGCTGGTGAGCGCAGCGGCCACAAGAACCTTGCCCTGGAGGGGCTGCGGGACTGGTACATCCGGAACTCGGGACTGGCCACAGGGCCCCAGCGCCGGCCTGGGCTCCCCCACATGGGCCCGCAGCACCCGCCCTTCCTCCATGCCCGCTGCTATGAGGTGGGCCAGGCGCTGTATGGggcccccagccaggcaccactCCCGCACTCAAGGAGTTTCACGGCGCCCCCTGTCTCCGGCAG ATACTACGCGGACTtcctgtaccccccggagctgaGCGCTCGTTTAAGTGACCTGACGCTAGAGGGGGAGCAGTCCTCCGGTTCTGACCCCCAGACCCCGGGGACACTGGTCTGA
- the CCDC120 gene encoding coiled-coil domain-containing protein 120 isoform X2, whose product MEVKGQLISSPTFSASAALFGEAAPQVKSERLRGLLDRQRTLQEALSLKLQELRKVCLQEAELTGQLPPECPLEPGERPQLVRRRPPAARAYPPLHPNPAHHSLCPAKAPQELALEALEREVSVQQQIAAAARRLALAPELSAEQRRRRRQVQADALRRLHELEEQLGDVRAHLGLPGIPPPQPLPLSTGAVITAQGVCLGTRLAQLSQGLGLPFLPVEDVVLHSESSSLSESGASHDNEEPRGCFPLAERPSPPKVWDQLRAVSGGSPERRTPWKPPPSDLYGDLKSRRNSVASPTSPTRSLPRSASSFEGRSVPATPVLTRGAGPQLCKPEGLHSRQWSGSQDSQMGFPRADPVSDRASLFAARTRRSNSSEALLVDRAASGGAGSPPAPLVPPAAGPPVCKSSEVLYERPQPTPAFSSRTAGPPDPPRAARPSSAAPASRGVPRLPPVCGDFLLDYSLDRGLPRGGGGTGWGELLPAAEVPGPLSRRDGLLAMLPGPPPVYAADGSSPLLRSKDPHSRATRTKPCGLPLEAAEGPEVHPNPLLWMPPPARIPPAGERSGHKNLALEGLRDWYIRNSGLATGPQRRPGLPHMGPQHPPFLHARCYEVGQALYGAPSQAPLPHSRSFTAPPVSGRYYADFLYPPELSARLSDLTLEGEQSSGSDPQTPGTLV is encoded by the exons gaGCTGACTGGCCAGCTGCCCCCCGAGTGCCCACTGGAGCCTGGTGAACGGCCCCAGTTGGTCCGTCGGCGGCCACCTGCAGCCCGTGCCTATCCTCCACTGCACCCCAATCCAGCACACCACTCCTTGTGCCCTGCCAAG GCCCCGCAGGAGCTGGCGCTCGAGGCCCTGGAGCGCGAAGTGTCAGTGCAGCAGCAGATTGCGGCAGCTGCCCGCCGCCTGGCCTTGGCCCCTGAGCTCAGCGCCGAGCAGCGCCGACGTCGGCGCCAGGTCCAGGCAGATGCTTTGCGGAGGCTGCATGAGCTGGAGGAGCAGCTCGGGGATGTCCGGGCCCACCTGGGTCTCCCGGGGATCCCGCCGCCCCAGCCCCTGCCGCTGTCCACTGGGGCAGTTATCACTGCCCAGGGAGTCTGCCTGGGCACGCGCCTCGCTCAGCTCAGCCAAG GCCTGGGTCTCCCCTTCCTACCTGTAGAGGACGTAGTACTGCACTCGGAGAGCAGCTCCCTCTCAGAGTCTGGGGCCAGCCATGATAATG AGGAGCCCCGTGGCTGCTTCCCTCTGGCTGAGCGCCCTTCACCACCGAAGGTCTGGGACCAGCTGCGGGCAGTATCTGGGGGCAGCCCTGAGCGGCGAACCCCATGGAAACCACCCCCGTCGGATCTTTATGGGGATCTGAAGAGCCGGCGGAACTCTGTGGCCAGCCCCACCAG CCCCACACGCTCGCTGCCCAGGAGTGCCTCCAGTTTTGAGGGGCGAAGTGTGCCTGCCACCCCTGTCCTCACCCGGGGCGCTGGCCCCCAGCTCTGCAA ACCTGAAGGCCTCCATTCTCGCCAGTGGTCCGGCAGCCAGGACTCCCAGATGGGCTTCCCCCGAGCGGACCCTGTCTCCGACCGTGCCTCCCTCTTCGCAGCTCGCACCCGCCGCAGCAATAGCTCCGAGGCCCTGCTGGTGGACCGGGCAGCTAGTGGGGGAGCTGGCTCCCCGCCTGCGCCTCTGGTTCCCCCTGCCGCTGGTCCCCCAGTCTGCAAGAGCAGTGAGGTGCTATATGAGCGCCCCCAACCAACTCCTGCCTTCTCCTCCCGCACGGCTGGCCCCCCAGACCCTCCCCGGGCTGCCCGGCCCAGCTCAGCCGCCCCTGCCTCCCGCGGGGTCCCCCGGCTCCCGCCTGTGTGTGGGGACTTCCTCTTGGACTACTCCCTGGACCGGGGCCTGCCCCGCGGTGGCGGCGGGACAGGCTGGGGGGAGCTGCTGCCCGCAGCTGAGGTCCCAGGACCCCTCTCCCGCCGTGACGGGCTCCTCGCCATGCTCCCAGGCCCACCACCTGTGTATGCAGCTGATGGCAGCAGCCCCCTCCTCCGCAGCAAGGACCCCCACAGCCGTGCCACCCGCACCAAGCCCTGTGGCCTGCCCCTGGAGGCCGCTGAGGGCCCAGAGGTGCATCCCAACCCTCTGCTGTGGATGCCCCCACCCGCCCGTATCCCTCCAGCTGGTGAGCGCAGCGGCCACAAGAACCTTGCCCTGGAGGGGCTGCGGGACTGGTACATCCGGAACTCGGGACTGGCCACAGGGCCCCAGCGCCGGCCTGGGCTCCCCCACATGGGCCCGCAGCACCCGCCCTTCCTCCATGCCCGCTGCTATGAGGTGGGCCAGGCGCTGTATGGggcccccagccaggcaccactCCCGCACTCAAGGAGTTTCACGGCGCCCCCTGTCTCCGGCAG ATACTACGCGGACTtcctgtaccccccggagctgaGCGCTCGTTTAAGTGACCTGACGCTAGAGGGGGAGCAGTCCTCCGGTTCTGACCCCCAGACCCCGGGGACACTGGTCTGA